The proteins below come from a single Halobacillus salinarum genomic window:
- a CDS encoding ABC transporter ATP-binding protein has translation MTIKVQNVNKKYRSGEVDIHALREATLEVPDHEIVTILGPSGSGKSTLLNVIGGIDQFDTGRIEVAGSYLETLKSSQLTEFRRNNIGFIFQQYNLIPTLTVKENVEVGKELSSQPLDMEDILQKVGMEDKENKFPYQLSGGEQQRVAIARALIKNPKYLLCDEPTGALDEETGKKILSLLKYVNSIYGTTVLIITHNQGIGDMANRVIRMKSGEITDSFINEHPIEPEKVTWA, from the coding sequence ATGACGATCAAAGTACAAAATGTAAACAAAAAATACAGAAGCGGAGAAGTAGATATTCACGCGTTACGAGAGGCCACTTTAGAGGTTCCTGACCATGAAATCGTGACAATTCTAGGGCCGTCCGGTTCAGGGAAATCCACACTTCTTAATGTTATTGGTGGGATTGATCAGTTTGACACCGGACGTATAGAAGTAGCAGGCAGTTATCTGGAAACGCTTAAATCCAGCCAGCTAACAGAATTCAGAAGAAATAATATCGGATTCATTTTTCAGCAGTACAACCTCATCCCAACGTTGACGGTAAAGGAAAATGTAGAGGTCGGTAAAGAATTGAGTAGCCAGCCGTTAGATATGGAGGATATTTTACAAAAGGTAGGAATGGAAGATAAGGAAAACAAATTTCCTTATCAGCTTAGCGGAGGGGAGCAGCAGCGCGTAGCAATTGCCAGAGCGCTTATTAAAAATCCAAAGTATTTGTTGTGTGATGAACCCACCGGGGCTCTGGATGAAGAAACGGGCAAAAAGATCCTTTCGTTATTGAAATATGTGAATTCCATCTATGGGACAACGGTGTTAATTATTACTCATAATCAAGGGATAGGAGATATGGCTAATCGTGTCATAAGAATGAAGAGTGGGGAAATTACTGATTCTTTTATCAATGAACACCCTATCGAACCAGAGAAGGTGACCTGGGCATGA
- a CDS encoding ABC transporter permease has translation MILRKTIPRNIREKKFQYSGVTLLLFFSVMLYVGLSMAISTLDKRNEQFSKENNQESFHLVTSDTLSKEQLSTWENEYHFKLEERHYQNLQVSEDTTLRLLGITNKINIPFISEGKMPDKSGEIAVAEAFAAKNGFQIGDEIDLNGTKGKITGFVYLPDYIYMIQHQYDIISNPKQFGIGITVQDTFSKTNRPLQTEVLGFKENGKIPNEFLTDVKKQSAILQYVENEENARIQYIDSEIEGASTTITSLSTFILILSIVMILMLMKRRLELQRKEIGTLLALGYRRNELQFHYLGYAWIVGLTGSVTGILAGAGLSVPLSNMYSNYFNLPAVSMFDWSPSALLIGFFMPIILLVLLTTVVIHRTLRLDPLTLLRPKEVTSGKKSWFEKLPWMQTGTFIRRFRLRLLVRNKARSFYIFLGVMFSTILLLFGFIAFRSMNQLVDTTYQDVQSYNYAVHYKSLQSDEVPESESPFVMSEIKIANDKGKKSKASLYGIIPETDYLHLMNGEERLNQSLNDGVVISRPLAAVLGVNKGDSLTLTNTLNQKEWDTQVQGVTDIYIGKTLYLPLKKVNAFLGYPKGSYTAVWQKNKPEVTNNVFMIEDKQKVIDSFEASSGATRYSVFGMAGFAIMIGVIVLTLLTNLIVEENSPSISLFKVMGYTNQEVSKLVLNVYTPVVFLSYFISIPLAVLGLKATFNSLVEQTGFLLPTTLTGGWSF, from the coding sequence ATGATCTTACGAAAAACAATACCAAGAAATATCAGAGAGAAAAAATTTCAATATTCAGGGGTTACGCTTCTGCTCTTCTTTTCTGTGATGCTGTATGTAGGTTTGTCGATGGCAATTTCTACCCTTGATAAGAGAAATGAGCAGTTTTCCAAAGAAAACAACCAGGAAAGCTTTCATTTAGTAACAAGTGATACGCTTTCTAAAGAGCAGTTGTCGACATGGGAAAATGAGTATCATTTTAAATTAGAAGAAAGACATTACCAGAACCTCCAAGTTTCTGAGGATACAACGTTGCGGTTGTTAGGAATAACGAATAAAATAAACATTCCTTTTATTTCTGAAGGGAAGATGCCGGATAAGTCTGGGGAAATTGCTGTAGCAGAGGCTTTTGCAGCGAAAAATGGTTTCCAAATTGGTGATGAAATTGACTTAAATGGTACGAAAGGGAAAATTACAGGTTTTGTATATTTACCTGACTACATCTATATGATTCAGCACCAGTACGACATTATAAGCAATCCAAAGCAGTTTGGAATTGGGATTACAGTACAAGACACGTTTTCAAAAACGAATCGGCCATTGCAGACAGAGGTACTGGGATTTAAGGAAAATGGCAAAATACCTAATGAGTTTCTTACTGATGTAAAAAAACAATCAGCCATTCTGCAATATGTTGAAAATGAAGAAAATGCGAGAATCCAATATATAGATTCAGAAATTGAGGGGGCAAGTACGACCATAACTTCTCTTTCCACCTTTATTCTCATTCTCTCAATAGTAATGATTTTGATGCTCATGAAGCGACGTTTGGAGCTTCAAAGGAAAGAGATTGGTACACTGCTTGCGTTAGGGTACCGACGGAATGAGTTGCAATTCCATTATCTTGGCTATGCTTGGATCGTTGGATTAACAGGAAGTGTTACAGGAATATTGGCAGGCGCAGGATTATCTGTTCCATTATCCAATATGTATTCGAATTATTTTAATTTACCTGCTGTTTCCATGTTTGACTGGAGTCCTTCAGCCTTATTGATAGGTTTTTTCATGCCGATTATACTGTTAGTACTTTTGACAACAGTTGTAATTCACCGAACGTTAAGACTGGATCCTTTAACTCTGCTTCGACCGAAGGAAGTAACGAGTGGAAAGAAATCCTGGTTTGAGAAGCTTCCATGGATGCAAACTGGTACTTTTATAAGAAGATTCCGGTTAAGGCTGCTCGTTCGAAATAAGGCTAGAAGTTTTTATATTTTTCTTGGAGTTATGTTTTCCACCATACTCCTTCTGTTTGGGTTTATTGCGTTTCGTTCGATGAACCAGCTGGTCGATACAACTTATCAGGATGTTCAGAGTTATAATTACGCCGTCCATTATAAATCCTTGCAATCGGATGAAGTGCCTGAATCCGAAAGTCCATTTGTGATGTCGGAAATCAAAATAGCAAATGACAAGGGGAAAAAATCGAAAGCGAGTCTATACGGAATTATACCTGAAACAGATTATTTACATTTAATGAATGGGGAAGAGAGGCTGAATCAGTCTCTTAATGATGGAGTTGTAATTAGTAGGCCATTAGCTGCCGTACTCGGGGTAAATAAAGGGGATTCCTTGACGCTGACGAATACGCTGAACCAAAAAGAATGGGATACCCAGGTTCAGGGGGTTACAGATATTTACATCGGAAAAACTCTCTATCTTCCTTTAAAAAAGGTTAATGCATTCTTAGGCTATCCAAAGGGTAGTTATACAGCAGTTTGGCAGAAGAATAAACCTGAAGTTACTAATAATGTGTTTATGATTGAAGATAAGCAGAAGGTCATTGACAGCTTTGAAGCGTCTTCGGGGGCTACTCGATATTCTGTCTTTGGCATGGCCGGATTCGCTATTATGATCGGTGTCATCGTCTTGACTCTGCTTACAAATTTAATTGTAGAAGAAAATTCACCTTCAATTTCATTATTTAAAGTAATGGGCTACACGAACCAGGAGGTTTCCAAACTGGTTTTAAATGTGTACACTCCTGTAGTGTTTTTATCCTATTTTATTTCTATTCCATTAGCTGTGCTTGGACTGAAAGCTACATTTAACAGCCTTGTGGAACAAACAGGATTCCTCCTTCCGACCACACTTACCGGGGGATGGTCGTTCTAG
- a CDS encoding aldehyde dehydrogenase has product MENLVKLQKQWFEEGHTRSYDFRRKQLKRFKQMLITFEKPILRALRYDLSKSEYEAYAGEIAVLKNEINEQLKHIKQWMKPEKVKAPFTHIGSRNYILKDPYGLVLVIAPWNYPLQLSLAPVIGAIAAGNTIILKPSEVTPTVSWVLKKMINQYFKEEYIAVVEGGKEVTEQLMMQPLDYVFFTGSTSVGKKILAQASSRLIPVTLELGGKSPAIVHKDAVLHLAAKRIVWGKFTNAGQTCIAPDYLLVHHTIKNELLAHIKSYIQMFYGDQPVKNGKYVKIVNDHHYKRLKKHLIASEIIYGGEVHDGNQKIEPSILDGLNSHEALKEEEIFGPLLPVFTFSSLEEAVSMVKAKPKPLALYYFGENKEEQMFITTSLSFGGGCINDTLYHTLNPHLPFGGIGESGIGMYHGQASFETFTHTKSITNQSTKFDHRFRYPDSKTGLFFIKKILG; this is encoded by the coding sequence ATGGAAAACTTAGTAAAGCTACAGAAACAATGGTTTGAAGAAGGCCACACGAGGAGCTATGATTTTCGAAGGAAACAGCTTAAACGTTTCAAGCAAATGCTGATTACCTTTGAAAAGCCCATTTTACGTGCACTCCGCTACGATTTGAGTAAATCCGAATACGAGGCTTACGCTGGTGAGATTGCAGTCTTAAAAAATGAGATTAACGAGCAGTTGAAGCATATTAAGCAATGGATGAAACCAGAAAAAGTAAAAGCTCCCTTCACTCACATTGGTTCACGCAATTATATACTAAAGGATCCCTATGGGCTCGTACTGGTAATTGCGCCTTGGAACTATCCACTTCAACTTTCCCTGGCTCCTGTAATTGGCGCAATAGCTGCAGGGAATACCATTATTTTAAAACCGTCTGAAGTGACGCCTACTGTCTCATGGGTATTAAAAAAGATGATCAACCAATACTTCAAAGAGGAATATATTGCAGTCGTAGAAGGCGGTAAAGAAGTGACGGAGCAGCTCATGATGCAGCCATTAGATTACGTCTTTTTCACTGGGAGCACATCGGTAGGAAAAAAAATACTAGCTCAGGCGAGTTCCCGCCTGATCCCTGTAACATTAGAATTAGGAGGAAAAAGCCCGGCTATCGTGCACAAAGATGCTGTACTTCATCTCGCTGCTAAACGGATAGTCTGGGGTAAATTTACAAATGCCGGCCAAACGTGTATAGCTCCGGATTATTTACTTGTGCACCACACTATTAAGAACGAACTTCTTGCTCATATCAAATCTTACATTCAGATGTTTTATGGAGACCAGCCTGTAAAAAATGGGAAATACGTAAAAATTGTTAATGATCATCATTATAAACGATTAAAAAAACATCTTATTGCCAGCGAAATCATTTATGGCGGAGAAGTTCATGATGGCAACCAAAAAATCGAACCTTCCATCCTGGATGGCTTAAACAGCCATGAAGCTCTTAAAGAAGAGGAAATATTCGGCCCTCTTCTTCCGGTATTTACTTTTTCTTCTTTGGAGGAAGCCGTCAGTATGGTAAAAGCAAAGCCAAAACCTTTAGCCCTTTATTATTTTGGCGAAAACAAAGAAGAACAAATGTTTATTACGACATCCCTATCCTTTGGAGGAGGCTGTATTAATGATACGCTTTATCATACTCTAAACCCTCACCTCCCATTTGGAGGAATCGGCGAAAGCGGTATAGGAATGTATCATGGTCAGGCCAGTTTTGAAACATTCACCCATACTAAAAGCATTACTAACCAATCGACAAAGTTTGACCACCGTTTTCGATATCCTGATTCAAAAACCGGGCTTTTTTTCATAAAAAAAATCTTAGGATAA
- the rnz gene encoding ribonuclease Z has protein sequence MELFFLGTGSGVPSKNRNVSSLVLRLLEERGTTWVFDCGEATQHQILHTSVRPRRIEKIFLTHLHGDHLYGLPGLLSSRSFQGGESPVTVYGPKGVKEYVDISLKVSGTRLKYPLYIKEIEEGLLFEDEQFQVESIALDHGMESYGFLINEKDKLGELQPDKLTEQGITPGPIYQQIKKQPVTRLDDGRVIYRDDVVGPPKRGRKLAILGDTRYIPSLKQKLEGVDVLVHEATFASKEEQMAYDYFHSTVYQAASLAREADAGTLILNHFSSRYQDQDLSILEKDAKAIFPNTILAYDYYQHYIPFHL, from the coding sequence TTGGAATTATTCTTTCTAGGAACAGGCTCAGGAGTGCCTTCTAAAAACCGCAACGTTTCTTCTCTCGTATTGAGGCTGTTAGAAGAACGTGGAACGACTTGGGTATTTGACTGCGGAGAAGCCACTCAGCATCAAATTTTACATACGTCCGTCCGACCTCGACGAATCGAAAAAATATTTCTCACCCATTTACACGGCGACCATTTATACGGCCTTCCCGGCCTACTTAGCAGCCGGTCCTTCCAGGGAGGGGAATCTCCTGTTACCGTGTATGGCCCTAAAGGTGTGAAGGAATACGTTGACATTAGTTTGAAAGTAAGCGGAACTAGGTTGAAGTACCCTCTTTATATAAAGGAAATCGAAGAAGGACTGCTGTTTGAAGACGAGCAATTCCAAGTTGAATCCATTGCCTTGGACCATGGAATGGAAAGTTATGGGTTTCTAATTAATGAAAAAGATAAACTCGGTGAACTGCAGCCGGATAAATTAACGGAACAAGGTATTACACCCGGCCCTATTTATCAGCAAATAAAGAAACAGCCCGTTACCCGGCTTGATGACGGAAGGGTGATTTATCGTGATGACGTCGTCGGGCCCCCGAAGCGGGGAAGAAAATTGGCCATATTAGGGGATACGAGATATATTCCTTCCTTGAAGCAAAAACTTGAAGGCGTAGATGTCCTTGTACACGAAGCCACATTTGCAAGTAAAGAAGAGCAAATGGCTTATGACTACTTCCACTCGACCGTTTACCAGGCTGCCTCACTAGCAAGAGAAGCAGATGCTGGGACTTTGATTCTCAATCACTTTTCATCGAGGTATCAGGACCAGGACTTGAGTATCTTAGAAAAAGATGCAAAAGCGATCTTTCCCAATACGATTCTTGCTTATGATTATTATCAGCATTATATCCCTTTCCATTTGTAA
- the namA gene encoding NADPH dehydrogenase NamA, whose translation MKNLLFSPYTVKNVTLKNRIVMSPMCMYSCDNQDGKIQPFHIAHYESRAAGQVGLVMTEAAAILPEGRISHEDLGIWNDEQIEGLKTITDAIHRHNAKAGIQLAHAGRKANLRSTIYAPSALAFNESFKQPQEMTKEDIRRTIAAFKDAAHRASLAGFDIIELHGAHGYLINQFLSPLTNKRDDDYGGKAENRYRFLKETISAVQEVWNGPLFVRISGEEYHPQGNTQEDFIYFAKQMKEQNVDLIDVSSGGVVPASIDPYPGYQLRYAENIKSGAEIDTGAVGLITRGIQAEEILQNKRADLIFLARALLRNPYWPKQAADELGYKLDGPRQYNRGW comes from the coding sequence TTGAAAAATCTGCTCTTTTCTCCCTATACCGTTAAGAACGTCACGTTAAAAAACCGCATCGTGATGTCTCCTATGTGTATGTACTCTTGCGATAATCAGGATGGTAAAATCCAGCCTTTCCATATCGCCCATTATGAAAGCCGTGCGGCAGGACAAGTGGGCCTTGTCATGACTGAAGCGGCAGCAATTCTGCCTGAAGGTCGTATATCACATGAAGATCTGGGGATCTGGAATGACGAACAAATAGAAGGTCTGAAAACGATCACGGATGCCATCCACAGGCATAATGCCAAGGCTGGAATCCAGCTTGCTCATGCAGGTCGTAAAGCGAATTTAAGGAGCACCATTTATGCACCAAGTGCTCTTGCTTTTAATGAATCCTTTAAGCAGCCACAAGAAATGACTAAAGAAGATATCAGACGGACTATTGCAGCATTTAAGGATGCAGCCCATCGAGCTTCTCTAGCCGGATTTGATATTATTGAGCTGCACGGAGCGCATGGATATCTGATCAATCAGTTCCTCTCTCCCTTAACGAACAAAAGGGATGATGATTATGGCGGAAAGGCTGAGAATCGATATCGTTTTCTAAAAGAGACGATTTCTGCAGTGCAGGAAGTGTGGAACGGTCCATTATTCGTTCGTATTTCTGGGGAGGAGTACCACCCTCAAGGAAATACCCAGGAGGATTTTATTTACTTTGCTAAGCAAATGAAAGAACAAAACGTAGATTTGATCGACGTTAGCTCGGGTGGCGTTGTTCCTGCCTCCATAGACCCTTATCCCGGCTACCAGCTCAGGTATGCTGAAAATATTAAGTCAGGAGCTGAGATTGATACAGGGGCTGTCGGACTGATTACAAGGGGCATTCAAGCTGAAGAGATCTTGCAAAATAAGCGGGCAGATTTAATCTTTCTTGCCAGAGCTTTATTAAGAAATCCTTATTGGCCGAAACAAGCTGCGGATGAGCTTGGATATAAGCTCGATGGGCCAAGACAATACAATCGCGGATGGTAA
- a CDS encoding glycerophosphodiester phosphodiesterase, producing MTKTFIYAHRGASKLAPENTMAAFELAREAYADGIETDVQLTKDNIPVLIHDENLRRTTNGTGFVQDYTYSELRLLDAGSWFSPKFSDSSIVTLEDFLCWFQPQPMVLNVELKTNVIAYKHIEKIVYECLKNYQVLDRTVISSFNADSIMKMKEINPSIQTAFLTSTKMRNLAGYAASIHADALHVKHRLLDKKLVKSCQKHRLDLRIYTVNRPTLMKKCFSLGCNGLFTDVPYEAVEYWKQWQKRKDKK from the coding sequence TTGACAAAAACTTTCATTTACGCCCACCGTGGAGCAAGTAAACTGGCTCCTGAAAATACGATGGCCGCTTTTGAACTTGCCCGCGAAGCTTATGCTGATGGTATAGAGACAGATGTGCAATTAACAAAAGACAACATCCCTGTCCTTATTCATGATGAGAATTTACGAAGAACAACAAATGGAACAGGCTTTGTTCAAGATTATACATATTCAGAGCTTCGTTTATTGGACGCTGGCAGCTGGTTTTCACCGAAATTTTCAGACAGCTCCATTGTAACATTGGAAGATTTTCTTTGCTGGTTTCAGCCTCAGCCTATGGTATTAAATGTTGAACTAAAAACAAACGTGATTGCATACAAACATATTGAAAAAATAGTTTACGAATGCCTTAAAAATTACCAAGTCCTAGATCGAACAGTTATCTCCAGTTTTAATGCAGACAGCATTATGAAAATGAAGGAGATCAATCCTTCCATCCAAACCGCCTTTCTTACGTCTACTAAAATGAGAAACCTGGCCGGATATGCGGCATCAATTCACGCAGATGCCTTACATGTTAAGCATCGCTTGTTAGATAAAAAGCTTGTAAAAAGCTGCCAGAAACATCGTTTAGATTTAAGGATCTATACGGTAAACCGCCCCACTCTTATGAAAAAGTGTTTTTCCTTAGGCTGTAATGGATTGTTTACAGATGTTCCTTACGAAGCGGTAGAATACTGGAAGCAATGGCAGAAAAGAAAAGACAAGAAATAG
- a CDS encoding M20/M25/M40 family metallo-hydrolase, with protein MSEWKSKEQLTELLCSLVEYPSITGSNAEIAIIEYLYYILADKKYYQKHPGHVSLHPLEDGRQLMSALVKKEGRQETIVLIAHADVVGVQDYGSYQNLAFYPKELTQELRKHIKDLPEDAAKDLNAGNWLFGRGTMDMKAGLTVHLSLLERAMEGDFDGNLLLIAVPDEEVNSQGMLAALPILKELEESEELSYKLAINGEPMFSKYPGDPAYYLYTGSIGKTLPGFLCYGKETHAGEPFGGLNANLMLSYVAQEMELNGAFIEEVEGERTPPPISLMQRDLKHEYSVQTPQAAVAMYNVLYMKQTIEELNEKLLRACERARPKIIEHYEKQAANYLKKGQTSSFKPTVKILTYKDLYEEAVKRFGEKEVDRHQNLLINQRDQGDRDFSTLLVQNLAALCKDLGPMIILFYSPPFYPSVSSHSDKMIQHGAQVAMDYAKEEYGVEVQEVEYFTGLSDLSFIGPVSSKSPIENLIEQMPIQGKGFLLPTDVMESITMPIINIGPLGKDAHQWTERLELSYSFEMLPKILAKTITHFFETPEKG; from the coding sequence ATGAGTGAATGGAAGTCAAAAGAGCAGTTAACCGAACTGCTTTGCTCACTAGTAGAATACCCTAGTATTACCGGCAGTAACGCCGAGATAGCGATCATCGAATACTTATATTATATTTTAGCGGACAAGAAATATTATCAAAAACATCCCGGACACGTAAGTCTTCATCCTCTGGAGGATGGACGTCAGCTCATGTCAGCTCTCGTTAAAAAAGAAGGCAGACAAGAAACAATCGTCCTAATAGCTCATGCTGATGTCGTCGGTGTACAGGATTACGGGTCATACCAAAACCTTGCCTTTTACCCTAAGGAACTCACTCAAGAGCTCCGTAAACATATAAAAGACTTACCAGAAGATGCTGCCAAGGATTTAAACGCTGGGAATTGGCTCTTTGGCAGGGGGACAATGGATATGAAAGCAGGCCTGACCGTTCATCTATCATTATTAGAGAGAGCTATGGAAGGAGATTTTGACGGCAATCTCTTATTGATTGCCGTACCTGATGAAGAGGTCAATTCTCAAGGGATGCTCGCCGCACTTCCGATACTAAAGGAATTAGAAGAGAGCGAAGAGCTTTCTTACAAGCTTGCTATTAATGGAGAGCCAATGTTTAGCAAATACCCTGGTGATCCAGCTTATTACTTGTACACAGGGTCCATCGGCAAAACTCTGCCTGGATTTTTATGTTATGGGAAAGAAACACATGCCGGTGAACCATTTGGAGGATTAAATGCCAATTTAATGCTCAGCTATGTCGCTCAGGAAATGGAACTGAACGGAGCGTTTATTGAAGAAGTCGAAGGCGAGAGAACGCCACCGCCCATCAGCTTGATGCAACGGGATTTAAAACATGAATACTCCGTGCAGACACCTCAAGCAGCTGTAGCGATGTATAATGTTCTTTATATGAAGCAGACCATTGAGGAACTTAATGAAAAGCTGCTGCGGGCTTGTGAACGTGCACGGCCGAAAATCATAGAGCATTATGAAAAACAAGCGGCGAACTATTTAAAGAAAGGGCAGACCTCTTCCTTTAAACCTACGGTGAAAATACTTACCTATAAGGACCTTTATGAAGAAGCTGTTAAGCGGTTTGGCGAAAAAGAAGTAGATCGGCACCAGAATTTATTGATCAACCAGAGGGATCAAGGAGACAGGGATTTTTCCACGCTGCTTGTTCAAAACCTGGCTGCATTGTGCAAGGATTTAGGCCCAATGATCATTCTTTTTTACAGCCCGCCTTTTTATCCATCAGTATCCTCGCACAGCGACAAGATGATTCAACATGGCGCACAGGTAGCCATGGATTATGCGAAGGAGGAATACGGAGTAGAAGTGCAGGAAGTTGAATATTTTACCGGGCTTTCGGATTTAAGCTTTATCGGTCCGGTCTCAAGTAAGTCGCCAATCGAAAATTTGATTGAACAAATGCCTATCCAAGGGAAAGGTTTTCTTCTCCCAACGGATGTCATGGAATCGATAACGATGCCTATTATTAATATCGGCCCGTTGGGTAAAGACGCCCATCAATGGACAGAGCGGCTTGAACTTTCTTATAGTTTTGAAATGCTTCCGAAAATCCTTGCAAAAACAATTACGCATTTTTTCGAAACTCCTGAAAAAGGCTGA
- a CDS encoding MBL fold metallo-hydrolase produces the protein MQTMKDMIHTLTLPTPYAVGEVHCYLLIGSTVTLVDAGVKTSKAWEELKSQLKRLDIEPEDVEQIILTHHHPDHMGLIESFPHLRTIAGHYKLRPWLERSEQYLQRYEQFFTLMYEEAGVPETFHSFLKTLRKPLKWTAQSKLTLELQEGDKIPGHEDWETIETPGHAQSHLSFFRSADGALLGGDHLLPHISSNPLLEPPFQPGSERPKPLLQYRHSMDKILRYSVSRVYPGHGQSFSGAHELIHKRFKSQEARAEKVKKIIGSHSPMNAYQVCEHLFTKQMGSQFGLTMSETIGQLDYLESIQEIASSYDSRQKLYYVN, from the coding sequence ATGCAGACAATGAAAGATATGATTCATACGTTAACACTGCCTACTCCTTACGCTGTTGGTGAAGTACACTGCTATTTATTAATAGGAAGCACAGTCACCTTAGTTGATGCAGGTGTAAAAACATCGAAGGCATGGGAGGAACTTAAGTCCCAGTTAAAGAGGCTCGACATCGAGCCGGAAGATGTGGAGCAGATTATTCTCACTCACCACCATCCTGACCACATGGGACTCATCGAGTCTTTTCCTCATTTAAGAACTATAGCGGGGCACTACAAGCTTCGCCCGTGGCTGGAAAGAAGTGAACAGTACTTACAGAGGTACGAACAGTTTTTTACATTGATGTATGAAGAAGCGGGTGTTCCTGAAACGTTCCATTCTTTTTTGAAGACACTGAGAAAACCGTTAAAATGGACGGCTCAAAGCAAGCTGACTTTGGAACTTCAAGAAGGCGACAAAATACCAGGACATGAAGACTGGGAGACGATCGAAACCCCAGGCCATGCACAATCTCACTTATCCTTCTTCAGGTCGGCTGATGGAGCTTTATTAGGCGGGGACCATCTGCTGCCTCATATCTCTTCCAACCCTTTATTGGAGCCTCCTTTTCAGCCAGGTAGTGAACGTCCAAAGCCTTTGCTGCAATATAGACATTCAATGGATAAAATTTTACGTTATTCCGTATCCAGGGTTTATCCGGGCCACGGTCAGAGCTTTTCAGGCGCTCATGAATTAATTCATAAACGCTTCAAAAGTCAGGAGGCACGCGCTGAAAAAGTAAAGAAGATCATCGGCAGTCATTCACCGATGAATGCGTATCAAGTATGCGAGCATTTGTTTACAAAGCAAATGGGTAGTCAGTTTGGGTTAACCATGTCTGAAACGATAGGACAACTTGATTACTTAGAATCGATTCAGGAAATAGCAAGCTCATATGATAGTAGACAAAAATTATATTATGTAAACTAA
- a CDS encoding iron-sulfur cluster biosynthesis family protein has product MKLSITDEAASQLKRLSGEQQPMIRLFYDTEGCGCGVNGLPTIRLDQKKRETDKTVDNQWFSVVIDDQQAIFFKPEMKLDFLKGSFRLSSPEGILNPIISSKDVKEGAVL; this is encoded by the coding sequence ATGAAGTTATCGATTACCGACGAAGCAGCTTCCCAGCTCAAAAGGTTGTCTGGTGAGCAACAGCCGATGATTCGATTATTCTACGATACCGAAGGGTGTGGTTGCGGTGTCAACGGTCTGCCGACGATTCGCCTTGACCAAAAGAAGCGTGAAACTGACAAAACAGTAGACAATCAATGGTTTTCTGTTGTGATTGATGACCAGCAAGCGATATTTTTTAAGCCGGAAATGAAGCTTGATTTTCTTAAAGGAAGTTTTCGTCTCTCCAGTCCTGAAGGTATTTTGAATCCGATAATATCCTCAAAAGACGTAAAAGAGGGGGCGGTACTTTGA
- a CDS encoding YqkE family protein, which yields MKNKNNHGNLKDQLNKDVLEQLQSKKSQLKAHQEELAEKERKRRLEEKRQREANKSFEELLNESDLDWKSFKR from the coding sequence TTGAAAAACAAGAACAACCACGGAAATCTTAAGGATCAGCTGAATAAGGACGTCTTGGAACAGCTGCAATCTAAAAAGTCTCAGTTAAAAGCACACCAGGAAGAACTAGCAGAAAAGGAACGAAAACGGAGACTCGAAGAAAAAAGGCAGAGAGAAGCGAACAAAAGCTTTGAAGAGCTGCTGAATGAAAGTGACCTTGACTGGAAATCATTCAAAAGATAA